The following DNA comes from Maylandia zebra isolate NMK-2024a linkage group LG6, Mzebra_GT3a, whole genome shotgun sequence.
GTTCTGGTGCTGATCTCTTTTGTCGTGGGTTTATCTTCAGTCGTCCTGCTGTTATAGTTATATCCGTGGCTTTGAGTTTTACAACCTGAATGGGTAACAACAGTGATACCAATCCACACATGCCGATCCAGTTGTTAGGCAAACGATCATACAGGTTTGGGTCTCCACACCACCACCAGACATCAGCTCTGCTTCGTGGCTTGAATGAGGAGTCCACCTTTGTAATGGTTAGGCAGCTAGTTGCGTTGAGGCTTCCCAGCCTTTCTCCTGGGCCTATCATATTTATGCAGGTGTGGTTTGCTACCATCACATCTTGTGAGAAtatgggttttcttttttcttcgtTGGTGATGGGAAAGATTCTGTCCCATTTTGTGCAGTTCTTGTCTTGAATGTTGGTATGGTTCATTACAGCTGTCAGGCAGTTTTCTTCCATAGGTGCAGGTACCACTCTCAGTATTGGTCTTGGTCCTAGGCAGACCATGCAGTCATCACTAGCATCTTGAGCTGCTTGTTCTGCCAATAGTAACCAGTTATTTGAGTGTCCTGTGATCCCTGTGGTGACTCGGAACCAGTCGTCTGGCTTTAGTTTTGGTCCCACTATTATGGCAGTATTCATCGTTTTTGAGAGTGGGCCTGCAGATAAAGCCGGGCTTCCGTTTGGTTCGTCTTCTTCCTGTGGCGCCTCTGTGGATGATGGGACCATGCCTTTCGTTATGTTATTGCATATTGACACGAAGTGATGTGGATCTTTTCCGGTCTTGTAGATAAATAGGGTCAGATGGTAGCAGTTAGAGTTACTTGCCAGCGTTGGAACCAGGTGGGTTCTTTTCTGTGATTTTGGTGGCTTCTCCAGCAATGGGTTGTTCAGCGTGTGGAAGTTGAGGATCAGGTGTTCGGCTGTCTTCGTCAAGTTCATTTGCTTTGAAAGGTTTTTTGCTGATTCTTGCAGTTGACTGCTTTGATATGGCATCCAATCATTTCCAGTATAAGTGAAAACGGTGTCCCATCCTGGGTTGTTTCCGTCTGAACTGGATAGGTACCAGTCGTAGCCTTTCCAGGCTTCGGCTTTGTATCCTCCTATGTAGAATGAGTTAAAAGGTATCCATACGGTAGAGGTGAAGCTTGTCTTGTTGTAACACAGGTAAAGGTCGTCTGTTTTCTTTGCCTGTCCGTCTGTGTCATTACAAGGGTTGAACCCGTGTGTCTGGGAGACAACCAGCAGGCTCAGAAGAGTTGGTAATAGCATGTTGGTCATCTTGATTGGATGATTTTCCCTTGGGTGAGCGTCTCTTCTTCTTGACCTTGTGTCTCTCTCTCAAGACCCCCAGTGAGTAGACCCCGGCCAGAGAGGTGGGTTCACGAGTGTTGCCACCTGATCACCCTACCCCCCACCGGGCGAACACAAAGAGGTCTGGAGGAGACTAGGGTCTATGCTTTAGATAGGCTCTACCCTTTTGGTGTGACTTTGATGAATCCACGAAGGTCGTTCAGCAATTTTGCATGCCGTGGGCGTGGTGATCAGGACCTGGTAGGGGCCTTCCCACCTGGGAgtgctccagttttttctttggAGTACTTTGATCAGGATCCAGTCGCCTGGTTTCAACCTGGAAGAGACTGGAAGAGAATCACTCGGCAGTTGATTGTTcgttattatttctttattctctAGCAGCTTTGCCATCCATTCTGCTAATGTTGTTTCTCTTATTGATTTATCTATTGGCTCACTGGTAACAGGGAGGGGGAAGGGTCGCCCATGTACTATCTCAAAAGGTGTTAGTTTGTTTGAGCCCTGTGTTAATCTCATCCACATTTTAACTAAACCTATGCACTCAGGCCATGGGCGGCCAGTTTCCTCCATACATTTTCTTAGCCTTTGTTTGATCGTGCCATTTGTTCTTTCTACCAATCCTGCGCTCTGTGGGTGGTAGGAACAATGGTGTTTTATGCTGAAACCTAAAGCTTCAGAGACTTTTGATATTACTTCATTCACAAAGTGTGTGCCATTGTCAGATCTTATTAGGCTCGGTATTCCGTATGTTGGAATATAGTGATTGCACAGACATTTTGCTACTGTTATTGCGTCAGCCTTTTTCACTGAATAGATCTCAGGCCATTTTGAAAATACATCTATTATTACTAGTGCGTACTCTAGTTGTTGGTGCTTGTGTAGTTGGATAAAATCCATGTGTATGGTATGAAAAGGGTGAGGTGGAGTGGGGAAATGACCTCTTTTGGGCCTTAGATTCCCTTGggcattgtgtttttgacataTCATGCATGTTCTAACATACTCTTTTGCTGAAGTTTCAAAATTTTTTGTGTAGAATTGTTTAGAGAGTATATCTACCATCCCTGCTGTTGACACGTGGGTATTACCGTGTGTCACTAACGCTGCAGTTTTATGCAGGGACTTCGGCAAAATCGGTTTGCCATGACATGTCATGATATCATCCTTTAATGTTGCTCCTTCCTTTAACCACgaggttttttcattttgtgatgCGGCCTTTTGTTCGTCTATCAGTACTGTTATGGGTATTAAAGGAGAGGAAGTTAATGCGAGAActtctgtttttctgcctgcTGCTTCCTTTGCGGTTTCATCTGCAAAATTGTTCCCTCTAGTAATGGCTGAATTATCTTTCTGATGTGCAGCGCATTTGCATAGAGCTAGGTGTTTTGGCAACATAATTACTTCTAAAAGCTTTTTCAAAAGTTCACCATGTTGTACTGGGGTCCCTGTGGATGTTACCATTCCTCTGTTCTGCCAGATTTTAGCAAAATGGTGTACTGCGGCAAAGACATACTGGCTGTCTGTGTGGATGTTTACATCCTTATCTTTGTGTAATTCACAGGCTCTGATTACCGCTATTAGCTCGGCACTTTGTGCTGAGTATGAGGAGGTTAATGGCTGTGCTTCAATGACTGTATCTATTGTTGTCACAGCATAACCTACACAGTTTCGGCCAGTGTTGTCTTTACTTGCGGACCCATCTACAAAAATATCTAAAAAGGATGGTTGTGGTGTGCTATATATATCGGCACGTGGTTTCGTTTCCTCATCTAGCTTGTGAAGGCAGCTATGTGAGTCACCATCTATTTCTGCAGGAAGCAATGTGCTTGGGTTAAGTTGGCCACACTTCTCTATGGTGATGTGCGATTGTGATAGCAAAATACCTACGTATGATAATTGTCTTACATGTGTCAGATATGATAAGTTTGCTTGCAACAGGATTGAGGTGACTGCATGTGGTACTTTGACTATTAAAGGATGTCCCAAAATAATATCTGCTGACTTTTTtactgcttctgctgctgctgcacaagCCTGTACGCAGGTGGGGAGACCAGAGGCTACACAGTCAAGTTTGCAGGAATAAAATGCCAATGGTCGTTGTTTATCCCCAAAGGCTTGTGTCAGTACAGCTTTCATATATCCAGAGCTGCCATccacatgtaaataaaatggtTTGTCATAGTCTGGCAATGCTAGGACAGTGCTGGTTTGTAATGCTGATTTCAGATCATGAAATGATTTTTCAGCATCAGGTGTCCATGTCAGTTTGTCTCTTAAAGCTAGATTTTTCCCATATATTAAGTCTTGTAGGGGTTGGACTCTGAGAGCATATTCTGGAATCCAGCTTCTGCAAAAGTTACAGAGACCGAGGAAACTCATCATTTGCTGCTTTGTTAGTGGTTTTGGGGCTTCTTGTACTGCTGTTTTTCGGCTGTCTAACAGTTTGCGGCCTTGTCCTGTCAGTTCATGACCTAGATATATGACCTTTGACTGCCACAGTTGTAACTTGTGTTGTGACACTTTGTGACCCTGCTGTGCTAGGTGATATAGCACGGTGAGGGTGTTTGCCTTGCAGTCTGCCTGCGTGTTTCCGGTCACCAGAATGTCATCTACGTATAGTAG
Coding sequences within:
- the LOC112435005 gene encoding uncharacterized protein LOC112435005, with translation MTNMLLPTLLSLLVVSQTHGFNPCNDTDGQAKKTDDLYLCYNKTSFTSTVWIPFNSFYIGGYKAEAWKGYDWYLSSSDGNNPGWDTVFTYTGNDWMPYQSSQLQESAKNLSKQMNLTKTAEHLILNFHTLNNPLLEKPPKSQKRTHLVPTLASNSNCYHLTLFIYKTGKDPHHFVSICNNITKGMVPSSTEAPQEEDEPNGSPALSAGPLSKTMNTAIIVGPKLKPDDWFRVTTGITGHSNNWLLLAEQAAQDASDDCMVCLGPRPILRVVPAPMEENCLTAVMNHTNIQDKNCTKWDRIFPITNEEKRKPIFSQDVMVANHTCINMIGPGERLGSLNATSCLTITKVDSSFKPRSRADVWWWCGDPNLYDRLPNNWIGMCGLVSLLLPIQVVKLKATDITITAGRLKINPRQKRSAPEQPGPDPTYIDAIGIPRGVPDEYKLVDQVAAGFESSVCWWCTINKNVDRINYIHYNVQRLGNLTQSGFHSVAEQLRATSLMSFQNRIALDMLLSEKNGVCSMFGEQCCTFIPNNTAADGSLTRALEGLKTLNEKMKEHSGVDTSTWDNWMDMFGKYRSLVSSILVSVAVFAAILTLCGCCCIPCIRALINRLIATAITPHVTSPPETMMLLENNESDTDSEEEEDDI